The proteins below come from a single Zea mays cultivar B73 chromosome 8, Zm-B73-REFERENCE-NAM-5.0, whole genome shotgun sequence genomic window:
- the LOC103634806 gene encoding uncharacterized protein, producing the protein MAAVRLLKLNKQPRAKSLWTLVRRLLLLRRSRKQQQQPAAAEQDSEGEKSHLLSRSSLEQLLVTSSTDGAACRCAKKLGQPVAPLRPEAADADADAAAGAASPTGGAHRGAAPAAHRRFMFGGFRRRLLMRRPWRPMLVAIPE; encoded by the coding sequence ATGGCCGCCGTCAGGCTCCTAAAGCTAAACAAGCAGCCCAGGGCGAAGAGCTTGTGGACCCTCGTGCGCCGCCTGCTCCTCCTCCGCAGAAGCcgcaagcagcagcagcagccggcggcGGCGGAGCAGGATAGCGAAGGAGAGAAGAGCCAcctgctgagccggagctctctgGAGCAGCTGCTTGTCACGTCGTCGACGGATGGCGCTGCCTGCCGGTGCGCCAAGAAGCTCGGGCAGCCTGTGGCGCCGCTTCGCCCGGAGGCGGCGGATGCGGATGCGGATGCGGCTGCGGGTGCGGCGTCGCCGACTGGTGGTGCGCACCGTGGCGCCGCGCCGGCCGCGCACCGGAGGTTCATGTTCGGCGGGTTCCGCCGACGGCTGCTCATGCGGAGGCCGTGGC
- the LOC103634807 gene encoding uncharacterized protein isoform X1, which translates to MENDITAAEIFGVVGMENDIAAAEFSGMVGMEDTAATPVCHGSACPVVCHSEEPGGSKDSQDKQLTSEPSKEIVWGALQFEDRWKEEGMQLIACEDSIYAQLGLVEEDEREMREKDQACYAGVGTRISNELDDDGATMPCEDSLPQERRILYDQDNPVMEPGSLYPSMKEFRIAMRQYAINNKFELGIEATSTTRYRGYCRGLDCRWSIYARTEMKGSPTIIVVVVNDVHTCTSSGRKKTTTPSSAWVAAKALSILMKKPQMGAKELQTILQDRFTCAISYDTIWKGKEKALRELFESWEESFQLLFSWKEAVLQKSPDSVIEIDLRVEDDKLFFSKFFCAFGPCISGFKEGCRPYLSVDSTALNGIWDGHLASATSVDGLNWMYPVAFGFFSSETEENWTWFMTKLHQAVGDLPVLAICSDACKGLTNAVKSVFPNAEKRVCFRHLMNNYVKSYTGSEYMYPAARAYRRDVFEHHIGNVSCDPVIASWLDQYHDLLWYRSGFNTAIKCDYITNNIAELFNNWIKDYKGLPVCDLADKIREMIMHLFHKRRRISQRFHGNILPSIIHVLTTRTRGIGHLEFIKGDDYAAEIYDNSNYCAPHVVKAYLKECSCQEWQHTGKPCQHALCFITAQQMRNVRMEDFVDHYYSVEKFRQAYCRMVEPLEDKSFWPKVDIASEVGAPLDRRCVGRQRENSIKSSLEGVSGKEASEKGKKMIRRRFKCPNCGELGHRKNSSKCPLNGTKKRKRAPRKNTTKGWFPKEVPTSSQAAPNITPPSDDVPASSEIVLTMPPPPGEDVLASSQIVQPMSPPSEVVPTEPISPPKDA; encoded by the exons ATGGAGAACGACATCACCGCCGCCGAGATCTTCGGCGTGGTCGGGATGGAGAACGACATCGCCGCCGCCGAGTTCTCCGGCATGGTCGGGATGGAGGACACTGCTGCTACGCCGGTGTGCCACGGCTCGGCTTGTCCGGTTGTCTGCCACAGCGAAGAACCTGGAGGATCAAAG GATTCGCAAGATAAGCAACTAACTAGTGAACCATCAAAAGAAATTGTTTGGGGTGCTTTACAATTTGAGGACAGGTGGAAGGAGGAAGGGATGCAATTAATTGCCTGTGAAGATTCTATATATGCTCAACTTGGTTTGGTAGAAGAGGATGAGAGGGAGATGAGAGAAAAGGACCAAGCTTGTTATGCAGGGGTTGGAACTAGGATTTCTAATGAGCTTGATGATGATGGCGCCACCATGCCATGTGAGGATTCTTTACCACAAGAGAGGAGGATATTATATGACCAAGATAATCCTGTTATGGAGCCTGGCAGCTTATACCCATCAATGAAGGAATTTAGGATTGCAATGAGACAATATGCCATAAACAATAAATTTGAGTTAGGTATTGAGGCTACTAGCACGACAAGATATAGAGGCTATTGTCGTGGTTTGGATTGTCGTTGGAGTATATATGCACGAACGGAGATGAAAGGATCGCCAACCATAATC GTGGTAGTGGTGAACGATGTCCACACTTGTACTTCTAGTGGTAGGAAGAAGACTACCACTCCTTCTAGTGCTTGGGTGGCTGCAAAAGCTCTTTCTATCCTTATGAAGAAACCCCAAATGGGTGCTAAGGAGTTGCAGACTATTTTGCAGGACAGATTCACATGTGCTATTTCATATGACACTAtttggaaggggaaggagaaagcATTGAGAGAGTTGTTCGAGAGTTGGGAGGAGAGCTTTCAACTCTTGTTTTCCTGGAAGGAAGCAGTCTTGCAGAAGTCACCTGACAGTGTAATAGAGATTGACCTCCGAGTTGAAGATGACAAACTTTTTTTCAGCAAGTTCTTCTGTGCATTTGGTCCATGCATTTCTGGGTTTAAAGAAGGCTGTAGACCGTATCTTAGTGTCGACTCTACTGCTTTAAATGGTATATGGGACGGTCACTtagcttctgctacaagtgtagATGGACTGAATTGGATGTACCCAGTGGCATTTGGTTTTTTTAGTTCTGAAACTGAAGAGAACTGGACTTGGTTTATGACTAAATTGCACCAAGCAGTAGGAGATCTTCCAGTTCTTGCTATCTGTTCTGATGCTTGCAAAGGTTTGACAAATGCTGTGAAGTCAGTTTTTCCTAATGCTGAAAAAAGAGTGTGTTTCAGGCATCTAATGAACAACTATGTGAAGAGTTATACAGGCTCAGAATACATGTATCCAGCAGCTAGGGCATACAGGAGGGATGTGTTTGAGCATCACATTGGTAATGTGAGCTGTGATCCTGTTATAGCCAGTTGGCTAGATCAATATCATGATTTATTATGGTACCGAAGTGGTTTCAACACAGCTATTAAGTGTGACTATATCACAAACAATATCGCTGAGTTGTTCAATAATTGGATTAAGGATTATAAAGGTCTTCCAGTGTGTGATCTTGCCGATAAGATCAGGGAAATGATAATGCATTTGTTTCACAAGAGGAGGCGGATAAGTCAGAGGTTCCATGGGAACATTTTACCGTCAATCATACAtgtcttgacgacgaggactagaGGAATAGGTCACTTGGAGTTTATAAAGGGTGATGACTATGCTGCTGAGATCTATGACAATAGTAACTACTGTGCTCCACATGTGGTCAAAGCATATTTGAAAGAATGCTCATGTCAAGAGTGGCAACACACCGGTAAACCTTGCCAACATGCATTGTGCTTTATCACTGCCCAACAGATGAGAAATGTCAGGATGGAGGACTTTGTTGACCATTATTACTCAGTTGAGAAATTTAGACAAGCTTATTGTAGGATGGTGGAGCCTCTTGAGGACAAATCTTTTTGGCCAAAAGTGGACATTGCAAGTGAGGTTGGTGCACCTCTTGATAGAAGATGTGTTGGGAGACAAAGGGAAAATAGTATTAAGAGTAGCCTCGAAGGTGTAAGCGGTAAGGAAGCAAGTGAAAAAGGCAAGAAAATGATCCGAAGGAGGTTCAAGTGTCCGAACTGTGGAGAATTGGGGCACAGAAAAAATAGCTCCAAATGCCCACTAAATGGGACAAAGAAGAG gaaaagagcgccaaggaagaatACAACTAAAGGTTGGTTTCCTAAAGAAGTGCCTACATCATCACAGGCAGCACCCAATATTACTCCTCCAAGTGATGATGTGCCTGCATCTTCAGAGATTGTGCTCACAATGCCTCCTCCGCCAGGAGAGGATGTGCTTGCGTCTTCACAGATAGTGCAACCAATGTCTCCTCCAAGCGAGGTTGTGCCTACAGAACCAATCTCTCCTCCAAAAGACGCGTGA
- the LOC103634807 gene encoding uncharacterized protein isoform X2, producing the protein MENDITAAEIFGVVGMENDIAAAEFSGMVGMEDTAATPVCHGSACPVVCHSEEPGGSKVVVVNDVHTCTSSGRKKTTTPSSAWVAAKALSILMKKPQMGAKELQTILQDRFTCAISYDTIWKGKEKALRELFESWEESFQLLFSWKEAVLQKSPDSVIEIDLRVEDDKLFFSKFFCAFGPCISGFKEGCRPYLSVDSTALNGIWDGHLASATSVDGLNWMYPVAFGFFSSETEENWTWFMTKLHQAVGDLPVLAICSDACKGLTNAVKSVFPNAEKRVCFRHLMNNYVKSYTGSEYMYPAARAYRRDVFEHHIGNVSCDPVIASWLDQYHDLLWYRSGFNTAIKCDYITNNIAELFNNWIKDYKGLPVCDLADKIREMIMHLFHKRRRISQRFHGNILPSIIHVLTTRTRGIGHLEFIKGDDYAAEIYDNSNYCAPHVVKAYLKECSCQEWQHTGKPCQHALCFITAQQMRNVRMEDFVDHYYSVEKFRQAYCRMVEPLEDKSFWPKVDIASEVGAPLDRRCVGRQRENSIKSSLEGVSGKEASEKGKKMIRRRFKCPNCGELGHRKNSSKCPLNGTKKRKRAPRKNTTKGWFPKEVPTSSQAAPNITPPSDDVPASSEIVLTMPPPPGEDVLASSQIVQPMSPPSEVVPTEPISPPKDA; encoded by the exons ATGGAGAACGACATCACCGCCGCCGAGATCTTCGGCGTGGTCGGGATGGAGAACGACATCGCCGCCGCCGAGTTCTCCGGCATGGTCGGGATGGAGGACACTGCTGCTACGCCGGTGTGCCACGGCTCGGCTTGTCCGGTTGTCTGCCACAGCGAAGAACCTGGAGGATCAAAG GTGGTAGTGGTGAACGATGTCCACACTTGTACTTCTAGTGGTAGGAAGAAGACTACCACTCCTTCTAGTGCTTGGGTGGCTGCAAAAGCTCTTTCTATCCTTATGAAGAAACCCCAAATGGGTGCTAAGGAGTTGCAGACTATTTTGCAGGACAGATTCACATGTGCTATTTCATATGACACTAtttggaaggggaaggagaaagcATTGAGAGAGTTGTTCGAGAGTTGGGAGGAGAGCTTTCAACTCTTGTTTTCCTGGAAGGAAGCAGTCTTGCAGAAGTCACCTGACAGTGTAATAGAGATTGACCTCCGAGTTGAAGATGACAAACTTTTTTTCAGCAAGTTCTTCTGTGCATTTGGTCCATGCATTTCTGGGTTTAAAGAAGGCTGTAGACCGTATCTTAGTGTCGACTCTACTGCTTTAAATGGTATATGGGACGGTCACTtagcttctgctacaagtgtagATGGACTGAATTGGATGTACCCAGTGGCATTTGGTTTTTTTAGTTCTGAAACTGAAGAGAACTGGACTTGGTTTATGACTAAATTGCACCAAGCAGTAGGAGATCTTCCAGTTCTTGCTATCTGTTCTGATGCTTGCAAAGGTTTGACAAATGCTGTGAAGTCAGTTTTTCCTAATGCTGAAAAAAGAGTGTGTTTCAGGCATCTAATGAACAACTATGTGAAGAGTTATACAGGCTCAGAATACATGTATCCAGCAGCTAGGGCATACAGGAGGGATGTGTTTGAGCATCACATTGGTAATGTGAGCTGTGATCCTGTTATAGCCAGTTGGCTAGATCAATATCATGATTTATTATGGTACCGAAGTGGTTTCAACACAGCTATTAAGTGTGACTATATCACAAACAATATCGCTGAGTTGTTCAATAATTGGATTAAGGATTATAAAGGTCTTCCAGTGTGTGATCTTGCCGATAAGATCAGGGAAATGATAATGCATTTGTTTCACAAGAGGAGGCGGATAAGTCAGAGGTTCCATGGGAACATTTTACCGTCAATCATACAtgtcttgacgacgaggactagaGGAATAGGTCACTTGGAGTTTATAAAGGGTGATGACTATGCTGCTGAGATCTATGACAATAGTAACTACTGTGCTCCACATGTGGTCAAAGCATATTTGAAAGAATGCTCATGTCAAGAGTGGCAACACACCGGTAAACCTTGCCAACATGCATTGTGCTTTATCACTGCCCAACAGATGAGAAATGTCAGGATGGAGGACTTTGTTGACCATTATTACTCAGTTGAGAAATTTAGACAAGCTTATTGTAGGATGGTGGAGCCTCTTGAGGACAAATCTTTTTGGCCAAAAGTGGACATTGCAAGTGAGGTTGGTGCACCTCTTGATAGAAGATGTGTTGGGAGACAAAGGGAAAATAGTATTAAGAGTAGCCTCGAAGGTGTAAGCGGTAAGGAAGCAAGTGAAAAAGGCAAGAAAATGATCCGAAGGAGGTTCAAGTGTCCGAACTGTGGAGAATTGGGGCACAGAAAAAATAGCTCCAAATGCCCACTAAATGGGACAAAGAAGAG gaaaagagcgccaaggaagaatACAACTAAAGGTTGGTTTCCTAAAGAAGTGCCTACATCATCACAGGCAGCACCCAATATTACTCCTCCAAGTGATGATGTGCCTGCATCTTCAGAGATTGTGCTCACAATGCCTCCTCCGCCAGGAGAGGATGTGCTTGCGTCTTCACAGATAGTGCAACCAATGTCTCCTCCAAGCGAGGTTGTGCCTACAGAACCAATCTCTCCTCCAAAAGACGCGTGA